The genomic interval TCAGCCAGCCGGTTCTCTTCCTGCCGAAGCTGCTTCGTACGCGCCATTCCGCTCTCCCGGGCTGAGATCTGTATTTCACGATAACACTCCGGGAGTTCAAAGTGAATGGTATTACGCGAAGGCGGACTTCGTGTCTTTCGAGGCGCGGTTTCAACCGCCGGGCGAAAGCCGCGGATACGCGCCGAAGCCTGCCGCCGCGCTGAGGTCTCCCCCTCTCCCGCTTGCGGGAGAGGGGGCCGGGGGGAGAGGGCTGCCTTCCGCCGCGCCAAACCATCCGGAATGTGACGATCATCCGTTCTCCCCACGCCGCCGCCTGAAAAGGCAATCCGTTCCGGCCCTCACTTTCGCACTCTCGCACGTTCGCACTATGTTGGGCGCATGAATGAGCGCCCACTCACCGAACCCCGCGAAGCGCGGCGCCGCGCGATCCTGGATTCCGCGGTGCGCGTGTTTGCCGAAAACGGCTTCTTCGCGGCCCGCATCCGCGACATCGCCGCGGGCGCGGGCGTGGCCGAGGGCACCATCTACCTGTACTTCGACGGCAAGGACGACCTGCTGCTGACCGCGTTTCGCGAAAAGGTCAACGAGTTCGTCGGCTCCGTGAGCCAGGTGATGGAGGTGGGGATGGCGTTTCAGGAGCGGCTGGCGCGCTTTGTCCGCATGCAGTTCGAAAGCATCGAGGCCGATCCGCCGCTGGCCATCGTGCTGCTGCTGGAGTCGCGCCAGTCGTCCAAGTTCTACGGCGGCGCGGTGCGTCCCGTGCTGCGGCTGTACGCGCAGGCCATCGACCGGCTGCTGGCCGGCGGCGTGGAGGGCGGCGAGGTGCGCGCCGACGCCGAGATCCCGCTCGTGCGCGGGATGCTGATCGGCGCGCTGGAGGAGATTGAGCTGGAGTGGCTGCTGAGCGACCGGTCGCGCCCGCTGGCGCCCACCGCGGACCGCTTCGCCGCCACCTTCTGCCGCGGAATCGCCCCCGCCGCGCAGCGCTGACCGCGCCCGCTGGACAGGGCGGGGCGGGAGTGATAGGTTGGGGCCCCGGGCGCGGTGCGTGCCCATGGCAGAACCAGGAACGAGCCCGCCGCGCCGGGCGCTGACGGCTGAGCAGACGATGGCAGACCTGAACGTCCAGCGGACCCCCGCCACGACCACCGAGCGGCCCGCGGAGGATTACGACAACTGGGAGATCGCCCTGTGGCTGATCGGGATCGTGTGCATCCCGCTCGTTCCCATCCTCATGGTGGTGTTCCTGACTCCGTGGAGCGGCCTGTAATCAGCCGCGCACGACCGTGACGGCAAAAGGCCCCCGCTCGCATCGCGCGAGCGGGGCCTTTCCGTTCATCCACAGAAAATCCTCACACAGAGCCGCAGAGACGCAGAGAAAGGCCCGGAGCGGGCTTCATCCTTCCGCCGTGCTTCCCGGCCGATGATCCCCCGTTCCCTCCGCGCACCTCCGCCACCCCCGCGTCCTCCGCGTACGGCAGTTCTCCCGGCCGGCCGCCGCGCCGCGGCCGGGAGAAGAGTGAATCACTCCGCCGCCAGTTCCAGCGTGCGCAGCGCGGCCTTGCGGCGCTGGTCCATGGTGGCGTTGTCCAGCGCGTCGATGCTGTCGTGGGTAAAGCCGTCCGCCGGGTTGAAGCCCAGGCTGGCCAGCAGTTCGCGAATGTATTCCTCTTCCAGCCCGCGGTCGCGGAGCTGGTCCCCAATCTGGTCGTCGGTCATGTCCGTGATGGCTGCGTGAAAAAGGTTCGCTCCCGGTACACCGCCGCACGCGAGCGCGTGCCGCGGGGCCAGAATGAGGCCATCCGTCCCGCATTGACGGTGTCGGGCGCCACGGGTACGTTTGGCCGCTCCGGCGCGCCCGTTTCGCCCGCCCCGCACTCGCCGCACAGCAAGCGAAGGAACGCCTGAGCAAGCTCGCCGTCCTCATGATCACGGCGTTCGTGGACATGGTGGGGCTCCTGATGGTCATTCCCCTGCTTCCCTTCTTTGCCAGGGACCTGGGCGGGGGCGGGTTGTGGGTGGGCGTGCTGGTGTCCGCGTTTTCCGCCGCGCAGCTGCTGAGCGCGCCGCTGTGGGGCCGCGTGAGCGACCGCTACGGCCGGCGTCCCGCGCTGCTGGTGGGGCTGGGCGCCGCCGCCATCTCGTACGTGGTCTTTGCCTTTGCCGGATCACTCTGGGTGCTGCTCGTTTCCCGCCTGGTGCAGGGCGCGGGCGGGGGCACGGTGGGCGTGGTGCAGGCGTACGTGGCGGACACGACCGAGCCGCAGGACCGCGCCCGCAGCCTGGGATGGCTGTCGGCGGCCACCAACGTGGGCGTGGCCATCGGGCCGGTGATGGGGTCGGCCAGCCTGGGCTTCGGCCGGCCGGCGCCGGGGCTGATGGCGGCGGGGCTG from Longimicrobium terrae carries:
- a CDS encoding TetR/AcrR family transcriptional regulator gives rise to the protein MNERPLTEPREARRRAILDSAVRVFAENGFFAARIRDIAAGAGVAEGTIYLYFDGKDDLLLTAFREKVNEFVGSVSQVMEVGMAFQERLARFVRMQFESIEADPPLAIVLLLESRQSSKFYGGAVRPVLRLYAQAIDRLLAGGVEGGEVRADAEIPLVRGMLIGALEEIELEWLLSDRSRPLAPTADRFAATFCRGIAPAAQR